A genome region from Euphorbia lathyris chromosome 4, ddEupLath1.1, whole genome shotgun sequence includes the following:
- the LOC136227904 gene encoding putative pectinesterase/pectinesterase inhibitor 24 → MSSFKFYGKVDEAEQSRLLARRRTRKRISIISLSSILLLGIVFAAVFGTQAAKNNDDSGHQNLALSTSVKAVCDVTLYKDSCYTSLAPLAQPNQLQPQQLFKLSIQVAIDQLSKVSKHFSLNSTLNNGHNMTIAALNDCQDLLGLALDHLNSSLSSSDSGDVSLSDVVHDIRNWLSSAGSCQQTCIDGLEEAKLKAPQSYLNNTTELTSNSLAIITWIYKVASSIKMRRLMSYNEEPKWVHRGDHHRLLKSSEDLKNKANAVVVQNGSGNYRTIGAALKAVPDKSNKRFIIYVKKGIYKENVRVEKPKWNVIIIGDGMNSTIVSGSLNVVDGTPTFSSATFAVFGKRFIAVDMGFYNTAGPAKHQAVALMSTADESVFYRCSFNAFQDTLYAHSNRQFYRECNITGTVDFIFGNSAVVIQNCNILARKPMEGQKNTITAQGRFDPNQNTGISIQNCTIQAFENLGQVQTFLGRPWKNYSTTVYMHSWMGNLIDSSGWLPWIGTTAPPTIFYSEFQNFGPASSTKNRVKWRGLKTINTKIATKFSVKEFLRGEKWIPDTVTYRLGL, encoded by the exons atgtcTTCTTTCAAATTTTATGGCAAAGTTGACGAAGCTGAGCAATCCAGGCTGTTAGCTCGTCGACGGACCCGGAAAAGAATCAGCATCATATCCCTTTCTTCAATATTGCTACTAGGCATTGTTTTTGCAGCCGTTTTTGGAACTCAAGCTGCCAAAAATAATGATGATTCCGGTCATCAAAACTTAGCCCTTTCCACATCGGTTAAGGCAGTATGCGATGTTACATTGTACAAAGATTCTTGTTACACCTCTCTTGCTCCTTTGGCTCAACCAAACCAGCTTCAACCTCAACAACTATTTAAGCTGTCAATCCAAGTTGCTATCGATCAGCTATCAAAAGTCTCCAAACATTTCTCCCTAAATTCGACTTTGAACAATGGTCATAACATGACAATTGCAGCCTTAAATGATTGCCAAGATCTTCTTGGATTGGCTTTGGATCATTTAAACAGCTCATTGTCTTCTTCTGATTCTGGTGATGTTTCTTTATCCGATGTTGTCCATGACATCAGAAATTGGCTAAGTAGTGCTGGTTCCTGCCAGCAAACTTGCATTGATGGCCTTGAGGAGGCAAAACTGAAGGCTCCACAAAGTTATCTCAACAATACTACTGAATTGACTAGCAATTCTTTGGCCATTATCACTTGGATTTACAAAGTGGCCAGCTCCATCAAGATGAGACGCTTGATGAGTTACAATGAAGAACCCAAATGGGTGCATCGTGGTGATCATCATAGACTGCTTAAAAGCAGTGAAGATTTGAAGAACAAGGCCAATGCAGTTGTTGTACAAAATGGATCAGGCAACTATAGAACAATAGGAGCTGCACTTAAAGCTGTCCCGGATAAAAGTAACAAAAGATTCATCATCTATGTGAAGAAAGGAATTTATAAGGAAAATGTTCGTGTTGAGAAACCCAAATGGAATGTCATCATTATTGGCGATGGGATGAATTCAACAATAGTGTCTGGAAGTCTCAACGTCGTAGATGGAACTCCCACTTTCTCATCTGCAACTTTTG CTGTGTTTGGCAAGAGGTTCATTGCAGTAGATATGGGATTCTACAACACTGCAGGTCCTGCAAAGCATCAAGCAGTGGCATTGATGTCAACTGCGGACGAGTCAGTTTTCTACCGATGCAGCTTCAATGCGTTTCAGGACACTCTCTATGCTCATTCAAACCGTCAATTCTACAGAGAATGCAATATAACTGGAACAGTTGATTTCATATTTGGGAACTCAGCAGTTGTTATTCAGAACTGCAACATACTTGCCAGAAAACCTATGGAGGGGCAGAAGAACACAATCACAGCCCAAGGGAGGTTTGATCCAAATCAAAATACAGGAATTTCAATACAGAACTGCACAATTCAGGCATTCGAAAACTTAGGCCAAGTccaaacattccttggacgacCTTGGAAGAATTACTCAACTACTGTATATATGCATTCATGGATGGGGAACTTGATTGATTCAAGTGGTTGGTTACCCTGGATAGGTACTACAGCTCCACCTACTATATTCTATTCGGAATTCCAGAATTTCGGACCTGCTTCTTCTACTAAAAATAGAGTTAAATGGAGGGGCTTGAAAACCATTAACACTAAAATAGCTACCAAGTTTAGTGTCAAGGAATTTCTCCGAGGAGAGAAGTGGATCCCAGACACTGTTACTTATCGTCTTGGTCTCTGA